From one Candidatus Chromulinivorax destructor genomic stretch:
- the lon gene encoding endopeptidase La: protein MNSEKDIITTFAKDSEFNNASTDTTIEDLPLTLPVLPLKNIVTLPSSIVPVIVGRKSSINAVEYAMKHNNKTIFVTSQKHPDTEDPKLDDLFEYGTVSSILQIIKMPNGSLKILIEGIHRAKIASMAPQSDFLQANFEYIPTVHSSSNSEMEAAWRQLDLVYQSYIKVNTKIPTDLTVMTRSFTDKDSVVDTIAVHANLSFLDRQKILETPELTTRMINLTVLLKNEIDILDVEQRIKCRIQDQVEKNQREYYLTEQIKAIHKELGKEDQMEEVNELRLQLKALKLPAHLVEKTDKELSRLEQMPAMSAESSVSKNYLDWIINLPWHKISKDSISLKQAETILNKQHAGLKKVKDRIIEFIAAKKFAKNLTRSPIICLVGAPGVGKTSLASSIAASLGREFVRISLGGVRDEAEIRGHRRTYIGAMPGKIIQAMRKAKTVNPVILLDEIDKMARDHAGDPSAALLEVLDPEQNKSFIDHFVDAEYDLSQVMFIATANMIEMIPYPLYDRMEIISLAGYTEKDKLFIANKFLIPKHLKEHNVPKKQFKINDATLLLVINEYTQEAGVRQLERVVTKLIRKAIQELLNGDLEKVVTVTPALIQTWLGYPKFKKTNLNIGNRVGIATGLAWTEMGGDVLEIEVALLPGKGNFTLTGQLGEVMQESAQAAFSYIKANATRLKIPQTMFNNKDIHIHLPEGATPKDGPSAGISMCCAMVSALTGVPLKPHLAMTGEITLRGRVLGVGGLKEKLLAAQQYQMTDVILPYPNEDDIKEFAHEIENVNLFFAKDMDEVLERALEENPFTRKVAKEKVEKKKSVEKTSAPKKKKTVTASN, encoded by the coding sequence ATGAACTCAGAAAAAGATATCATCACAACTTTCGCTAAAGATTCCGAATTCAATAATGCTTCAACGGACACGACTATAGAAGATTTACCATTAACACTTCCTGTTTTACCTTTAAAAAATATTGTTACCCTGCCAAGTAGCATCGTACCTGTCATTGTTGGAAGAAAATCTTCTATTAATGCAGTTGAATATGCTATGAAACATAACAATAAAACTATTTTTGTAACGTCTCAAAAACACCCTGATACAGAAGATCCAAAACTCGATGATCTGTTTGAATACGGTACGGTTTCAAGCATTTTACAAATTATTAAAATGCCAAACGGATCACTTAAAATATTAATCGAAGGTATTCATCGGGCAAAAATAGCATCAATGGCTCCTCAGTCTGATTTTTTACAAGCAAATTTTGAATATATACCAACTGTACACAGTTCAAGCAATTCAGAAATGGAAGCTGCTTGGCGACAATTAGACCTCGTGTACCAAAGCTACATAAAAGTTAATACAAAAATACCAACAGACTTAACGGTTATGACTCGCTCGTTTACGGATAAAGACTCTGTCGTTGATACTATTGCAGTGCATGCAAATCTGTCATTTCTTGATCGTCAAAAAATTTTAGAAACTCCAGAGTTAACAACCCGTATGATCAACCTGACGGTCTTATTAAAAAATGAGATCGACATCTTAGATGTTGAACAACGAATTAAATGTCGTATCCAAGATCAAGTTGAAAAAAATCAACGTGAATATTATTTAACAGAACAGATTAAAGCTATTCATAAAGAGCTTGGTAAAGAAGATCAGATGGAAGAAGTTAATGAACTTCGTCTTCAATTAAAAGCCTTAAAGTTGCCTGCTCATCTGGTTGAAAAAACAGATAAAGAGTTGTCTCGCCTTGAACAGATGCCAGCAATGTCTGCTGAATCATCGGTGAGTAAAAACTATCTTGATTGGATTATTAACCTGCCATGGCATAAAATAAGCAAAGACTCTATCAGCTTAAAACAAGCTGAGACCATTTTAAATAAGCAACATGCCGGCCTAAAAAAAGTTAAAGATCGAATTATTGAGTTTATTGCAGCAAAAAAATTCGCAAAAAATCTGACACGCTCTCCAATTATTTGCTTAGTTGGTGCACCAGGTGTTGGTAAAACATCACTTGCAAGCTCAATTGCAGCAAGTTTAGGTCGTGAGTTTGTGCGTATATCTCTTGGTGGGGTTCGTGATGAAGCTGAAATTCGTGGCCATCGTAGAACCTACATTGGGGCAATGCCAGGAAAGATTATTCAGGCTATGAGAAAAGCAAAAACAGTCAACCCTGTTATCTTGCTTGATGAAATTGATAAAATGGCGCGTGACCATGCTGGTGACCCTTCTGCAGCTTTGCTTGAAGTGTTAGATCCAGAACAAAACAAATCATTTATCGATCATTTTGTGGATGCTGAATATGATTTGTCTCAAGTTATGTTTATTGCAACAGCAAACATGATTGAAATGATTCCTTACCCGTTATACGATCGTATGGAAATCATCTCGCTTGCTGGATACACAGAAAAAGACAAGCTTTTTATCGCAAATAAATTCTTAATTCCAAAACATTTAAAAGAACATAACGTTCCTAAAAAACAGTTTAAAATTAATGATGCAACCCTGCTGCTTGTTATTAATGAATATACACAAGAAGCTGGTGTTCGTCAGCTTGAACGAGTTGTTACCAAATTAATTCGCAAAGCAATTCAAGAACTCTTAAACGGTGACCTTGAAAAAGTAGTGACTGTAACACCTGCCCTGATACAAACATGGCTTGGTTACCCTAAATTTAAAAAAACAAACTTAAATATTGGTAATCGCGTTGGTATTGCAACTGGCCTTGCATGGACAGAAATGGGTGGCGATGTTTTAGAAATCGAAGTTGCTTTACTTCCAGGTAAAGGAAACTTTACGCTAACTGGGCAACTTGGCGAAGTTATGCAAGAATCTGCACAAGCTGCATTTAGCTATATTAAAGCAAATGCAACTCGTTTAAAAATACCGCAAACTATGTTTAACAACAAAGATATTCATATTCACTTACCAGAGGGTGCAACACCTAAAGATGGCCCTTCTGCAGGAATATCAATGTGCTGTGCTATGGTTTCGGCGTTAACAGGTGTTCCATTAAAACCGCATCTTGCAATGACTGGTGAAATAACACTACGAGGCAGAGTGCTTGGTGTTGGTGGATTAAAAGAAAAACTTCTTGCAGCACAACAGTATCAGATGACGGATGTTATTTTACCATATCCAAACGAAGATGATATCAAAGAATTTGCTCATGAAATTGAAAATGTTAACCTATTTTTTGCAAAAGATATGGACGAAGTTCTTGAACGAGCATTGGAAGAAAATCCATTTACTCGTAAAGTAGCAAAAGAAAAAGTAGAAAAGAAAAAGAGCGTAGAAAAAACAAGCGCACCTAAAAAAAAGAAGACGGTAACTGCAAGCAACTAA
- a CDS encoding ankyrin repeat domain-containing protein yields the protein MKIWNNMKEYNILHIALLCTMLHNLHVTHAAEESKDNHDIIDISNIATQYPILEEGFRILHSLDSTTPKLHDYVQNHLIQDDETNFGEVIQLSQDYIADSMQEIFLYALENEIAQAKDAYIKFDRNQLCFPCNGKMFKDSDVGFFRSYQAIGTGQNKDYDMTCQYEKEYNQIYNIPTIQQALITSFYQIDNPVCTYLLKYQHIFLPSIFNKLRQNNSAQLFSLVNGAIRFNHVPLATLLFNSHAIDMHHEKYNIRKYLQNAVENYSLPVTKLVLDKTPLYLYQQFSFLIERAVLNDDMEMLQLLLSHGVFPSNTILDMAIDKNNTAAVIQLLTSPVDIEEKNDKGLTPLVHAVQKKNIEIVQALLQAGADANNPTSFQEEHPMTFDGQIAHQIDSSGRRVDIKTKELTDSLPNFNENSDESNQKRDLYGYTPLQEAVYANSLEIAKLLINHDAKVNISNIFDGTALQIAQRYNLDEIAQLLQDHHAISFTPHQRNLNISLRQGPIKQGPSLFDLWLNDSFPSLPDTNQEQTPETFTHRNKTAMTTLLDIIKESKIKNKRPIQTLQEIIIIDEHETLEQPISSSSDNNKRTRENDSLEKDSNIMTAMPNVRRKYN from the coding sequence ATGAAAATTTGGAATAATATGAAAGAATATAACATCTTACACATAGCCCTGCTATGCACGATGCTGCATAATTTACATGTTACGCATGCAGCAGAAGAATCAAAAGATAATCATGATATTATTGATATATCAAACATAGCTACGCAATATCCTATACTTGAAGAAGGTTTTCGAATTTTACATTCTCTAGATTCAACGACACCAAAGCTCCATGATTATGTACAAAATCATCTTATTCAAGATGATGAAACTAATTTTGGTGAAGTAATTCAATTATCACAAGATTATATTGCAGACAGCATGCAAGAAATATTCTTATATGCATTAGAAAATGAAATTGCTCAAGCAAAAGATGCATATATAAAATTTGATAGAAATCAATTATGTTTCCCATGCAATGGCAAGATGTTTAAAGATAGTGATGTAGGATTTTTTAGATCGTACCAAGCAATAGGTACGGGGCAAAATAAAGATTATGATATGACTTGTCAATACGAAAAAGAATATAATCAAATCTATAATATTCCAACAATTCAGCAAGCTCTCATTACATCTTTTTATCAAATAGACAACCCTGTATGTACCTACCTATTGAAATATCAACATATATTTTTGCCCTCTATTTTTAATAAACTGAGACAAAATAATTCTGCTCAGCTATTCAGCTTAGTTAATGGTGCTATAAGATTCAACCATGTACCTTTGGCTACGCTGTTGTTTAATTCACATGCAATTGACATGCATCATGAAAAATATAATATTCGTAAATACTTGCAAAATGCAGTAGAAAATTATTCGCTCCCTGTAACAAAACTAGTTTTAGATAAAACACCTCTGTACCTTTATCAACAGTTTTCGTTTCTTATAGAACGTGCAGTCTTAAATGATGATATGGAAATGTTGCAGCTCTTACTCTCCCATGGTGTATTTCCAAGTAATACCATACTTGATATGGCTATTGATAAAAATAATACAGCTGCTGTCATACAACTACTTACATCTCCTGTCGATATAGAAGAAAAAAATGATAAAGGCTTAACTCCTTTAGTTCATGCTGTTCAGAAAAAAAATATAGAAATAGTCCAAGCTCTCTTACAAGCTGGTGCAGATGCAAATAACCCAACTTCATTTCAAGAAGAACATCCAATGACTTTCGATGGACAAATAGCTCACCAAATTGATAGCTCTGGAAGACGAGTTGATATAAAAACAAAAGAACTTACTGATTCTCTGCCAAACTTTAATGAAAATTCTGATGAATCTAACCAAAAACGAGATCTCTATGGATACACTCCTTTACAAGAAGCTGTCTATGCAAATTCGTTAGAAATTGCAAAATTACTGATTAATCATGATGCAAAAGTGAATATTTCAAATATATTTGATGGCACAGCTTTACAAATTGCTCAACGCTATAATCTTGATGAAATAGCTCAATTATTACAAGATCATCACGCAATAAGTTTTACTCCACATCAAAGAAATCTCAATATATCGTTAAGGCAAGGGCCAATAAAGCAAGGGCCAAGTTTGTTTGATCTATGGTTAAATGATTCTTTTCCATCATTGCCTGATACAAACCAAGAACAAACACCTGAAACTTTTACGCACCGCAACAAAACTGCCATGACTACCTTACTAGACATCATAAAAGAATCTAAAATAAAAAATAAACGTCCTATACAAACTTTACAAGAAATTATCATAATTGATGAACATGAAACTTTAGAGCAACCAATTTCAAGCAGCTCTGACAATAATAAACGAACCAGAGAGAACGATTCTTTAGAAAAAGATAGCAATATAATGACAGCAATGCCAAACGTACGTAGAAAATATAATTAA
- a CDS encoding ankyrin repeat domain-containing protein, giving the protein MQKSHTQHVIKTNFKQCLLIAGNIFSLLQSTLYSCQQTRTVPVQDIVHSYKHIDEGFDLTEEKLSFYDFLKSELHVKNILDENFTQDFAHVIAQAESIILDRMKDTFLDIVTTAAQQPIPVLSNLDHPYYSYLKKNHTKFSQPYIKKLINTHDEDGNTILHKVVNTFIFKPNSHEGIQQQRSLMCIVSDLIAMGADVNLVNNKGLSCLHFIQNYKITGILLYAGVYINPQESNGLTPLHLAAAHKNHQKDECCKVTLLLYHGANPHIPDHQGKKPLHVAVQYNNLRAVQALLRKQVDSNAADMNGWTPLHYAAKYNSSDEITRNLLCNDACIESLDRQGKSPLYIAVQFYHAKIVQTLIDAGADITIFKRQPNVALHKSMYEILQNAPKSQEKRCTIS; this is encoded by the coding sequence ATGCAAAAATCCCATACGCAACACGTAATAAAAACGAACTTTAAACAATGCTTGTTGATTGCAGGTAACATATTTTCACTTTTACAGAGCACTTTGTATAGTTGCCAGCAAACAAGAACAGTTCCTGTGCAAGATATTGTTCATTCATACAAACATATTGATGAAGGCTTTGATCTTACAGAAGAAAAATTATCATTTTATGATTTTTTAAAATCTGAACTGCATGTTAAAAATATATTAGATGAAAACTTCACACAAGACTTTGCACATGTTATTGCACAAGCTGAGTCTATTATTTTAGACCGCATGAAAGATACTTTCTTAGACATTGTAACAACGGCAGCTCAACAACCTATTCCTGTGCTCAGCAATCTAGATCATCCGTATTATAGCTATCTTAAAAAAAATCATACCAAATTTAGTCAACCATACATTAAAAAGCTTATAAATACCCACGATGAAGATGGTAATACCATCTTACATAAAGTTGTAAACACTTTTATATTTAAACCAAATTCTCATGAAGGAATACAACAGCAACGCTCTTTAATGTGTATTGTGTCAGACCTTATTGCAATGGGAGCAGATGTAAACCTGGTAAACAATAAAGGCTTAAGCTGCTTACATTTTATACAAAACTATAAAATAACAGGAATTTTGCTTTATGCAGGTGTGTACATTAATCCGCAAGAATCTAACGGGCTAACACCTCTTCACCTTGCAGCCGCTCATAAAAACCACCAAAAGGATGAATGCTGTAAAGTGACTTTACTGCTGTATCATGGTGCAAATCCACACATACCAGACCATCAAGGCAAAAAGCCCCTCCATGTAGCTGTTCAATATAATAACCTGAGGGCAGTACAAGCTCTTTTGCGCAAACAAGTAGATAGTAACGCCGCAGATATGAACGGATGGACACCTTTACATTATGCAGCAAAATATAATTCCTCAGATGAAATTACCCGCAATTTACTATGTAATGATGCTTGTATCGAGAGTCTTGATCGCCAAGGGAAATCGCCTCTCTATATAGCTGTTCAATTTTATCATGCAAAAATAGTACAAACGCTCATTGATGCTGGTGCAGATATCACTATTTTTAAACGTCAACCAAATGTAGCTTTGCATAAAAGCATGTATGAAATTTTACAAAATGCGCCCAAATCTCAAGAAAAAAGATGTACTATCTCATAA
- a CDS encoding ankyrin repeat domain-containing protein, with the protein MNYLFKKYRTLILVILAQTASLHLSEDTSQLIDADEIAGYVNLHPALEQGLTILREHNTTIPTLATIFATHLKNKQEHEDECDFVDRFDAAIQTAQALIARTIHPLFMQTLSDAIENKNNTTDTNPVCIYVKNHHAGWMKFITEEWKHEEFELLISAITSNALPVVKTLLALDINKNSIHEKVYIPVHVAVQHNRVSIISMLLEQQFDGNSQNYLGETPLVIAASNEDSEAMQILLKAGVNPDIMSDNKETALSESINKNNINGVKHLIKAKADLSIRHGYNYTALHIATLQNRPEIIQLLLQAGADVNAQCQYNNTALNFAIQYENPRIIQLFLDAQADLEIKSLQGSTPLSLARNTSIAPMLTAAIEKKRKAEELPEDTNTKQSRTALYI; encoded by the coding sequence ATGAATTATTTATTTAAAAAATACCGGACTTTAATCTTAGTAATTTTAGCTCAAACTGCATCATTGCATCTGTCTGAAGATACAAGCCAATTAATTGATGCCGATGAAATTGCAGGTTACGTTAACCTTCATCCAGCACTTGAACAAGGGCTTACTATTTTGCGGGAACATAATACAACTATTCCAACACTTGCAACTATATTTGCAACACACCTAAAAAACAAACAAGAACATGAAGATGAGTGTGATTTTGTTGATAGATTTGATGCAGCAATACAAACAGCACAAGCTCTTATTGCACGCACAATACATCCTTTATTCATGCAAACACTTAGTGATGCTATTGAAAATAAAAACAATACAACAGATACAAATCCTGTTTGTATCTATGTTAAAAATCATCATGCTGGGTGGATGAAATTTATAACAGAAGAATGGAAACATGAAGAGTTTGAGTTGCTCATTTCTGCTATTACAAGCAATGCGTTACCAGTTGTTAAAACTTTGCTTGCACTTGATATCAATAAAAATAGTATTCATGAAAAAGTTTATATACCTGTACATGTCGCAGTTCAACACAACAGAGTTTCCATAATAAGCATGTTGCTTGAGCAGCAGTTTGATGGGAACTCTCAAAATTACTTAGGAGAAACACCTTTGGTTATTGCAGCTAGCAATGAAGACTCAGAAGCAATGCAAATATTACTCAAGGCTGGTGTAAATCCTGATATTATGAGCGATAACAAAGAAACAGCATTAAGTGAATCTATAAATAAAAATAATATTAATGGTGTTAAGCATCTTATCAAAGCGAAAGCTGATCTAAGCATACGACATGGATATAATTATACTGCTTTACATATCGCAACACTACAAAACAGACCAGAAATTATACAATTGTTGTTACAAGCTGGAGCTGATGTCAACGCTCAGTGTCAATACAATAATACAGCTCTAAATTTTGCGATACAATACGAAAATCCACGAATAATTCAATTATTTCTTGATGCACAAGCTGATCTTGAAATAAAATCGCTACAAGGATCTACTCCTTTATCTTTAGCAAGAAACACGAGCATTGCACCAATGCTCACTGCTGCAATTGAAAAAAAACGAAAAGCTGAGGAACTACCTGAAGATACTAATACAAAGCAGTCAAGAACAGCTCTTTACATATAA
- a CDS encoding NTP/NDP exchange transporter has translation MGSGLEKTIHSDVKKYEQLKFALLTLAFCLVIGAYTIVKELKDTIFVGIVGKSHIPEAKFLVVFFLIPAALLYATLVDKIRRYQLLSFYCFLYGLILLFFTYLLGSPEHGLLNTVTSPWRIFGWIFFFVLEGFSPFVVGVFWAFANSVSDPAEAKSSYATMVAGSKMGGMATALFAWYMMSNLRDVWFFDFSDVVAHQVLLGLSAVLLLLVPLVIYILMKKVPGRYLHGYEVVYKQEKRNSKAGTANTGMLSGLQIMLESPYILGIFALVFFYESLNVVLSYQRICILETAAKGANGLVSLSHLTGSMFWQRFLMHFAGLVLSLFGVRVLLKRYGEKACLLLVPFLVALLLIYFMVVQTEDSITFVFIGLGSINYSFSQPLRESLYIPTMKDIKFKAKSWIDTFGTKISKAAGSSFVSVAKHAVPGTAGFYCIYTGFFTVLIAVWFLTAYLLGRRYEKAVESNEIIMQ, from the coding sequence ATGGGTTCGGGTCTAGAAAAAACGATTCATAGTGATGTGAAAAAATATGAGCAGCTCAAATTTGCCCTTTTGACGCTTGCTTTTTGTCTGGTAATTGGCGCATATACTATTGTGAAAGAACTTAAGGACACGATCTTCGTTGGGATTGTCGGAAAATCACACATACCAGAAGCAAAATTTTTAGTTGTCTTCTTTTTAATTCCGGCAGCGCTTTTGTATGCAACTTTGGTTGATAAAATTCGTCGTTATCAACTTTTATCATTTTATTGTTTCTTGTATGGATTAATTTTACTCTTCTTCACCTATTTATTAGGTTCTCCCGAGCATGGGCTTTTAAATACGGTAACCAGTCCTTGGCGTATTTTTGGATGGATATTCTTTTTTGTTCTTGAAGGTTTTTCACCGTTTGTTGTTGGTGTATTTTGGGCGTTTGCCAATTCAGTTTCTGATCCTGCAGAAGCAAAATCAAGTTATGCAACTATGGTAGCAGGCTCTAAAATGGGCGGTATGGCTACAGCTTTATTTGCATGGTACATGATGAGCAATCTTCGCGATGTCTGGTTTTTTGATTTTTCTGATGTTGTTGCACATCAAGTTTTACTTGGTTTGTCAGCAGTTCTTCTTCTTTTAGTTCCCCTTGTTATTTATATTTTAATGAAAAAAGTTCCTGGTCGCTATTTGCACGGTTACGAAGTTGTGTATAAACAAGAAAAACGTAACAGCAAAGCAGGTACTGCAAATACTGGTATGTTATCTGGTTTGCAGATTATGCTAGAATCGCCTTACATATTAGGTATCTTTGCACTCGTATTCTTTTATGAATCTTTAAACGTTGTGTTAAGTTATCAACGGATCTGTATTTTAGAAACTGCAGCAAAAGGTGCTAATGGGTTGGTAAGTTTATCGCATCTGACCGGATCAATGTTTTGGCAAAGATTTTTAATGCACTTTGCAGGCTTAGTTTTATCATTGTTTGGCGTTCGCGTATTACTTAAACGTTATGGCGAAAAAGCATGTTTATTGTTGGTGCCTTTCTTAGTAGCATTATTATTAATCTATTTTATGGTTGTGCAAACAGAAGATTCAATTACATTTGTATTTATTGGTTTAGGTTCTATTAACTATTCATTCTCGCAACCACTGCGTGAAAGTTTGTATATTCCAACCATGAAAGATATTAAGTTTAAAGCTAAATCGTGGATTGATACCTTTGGTACAAAAATATCAAAAGCAGCTGGAAGTAGTTTTGTGAGCGTTGCAAAACATGCAGTTCCAGGTACAGCAGGTTTTTATTGCATCTACACAGGATTTTTTACCGTGTTAATTGCGGTATGGTTTTTAACTGCCTATTTGCTGGGTCGCCGTTATGAAAAAGCTGTTGAATCAAACGAAATTATTATGCAGTAA
- a CDS encoding NTP/NDP exchange transporter — protein MAQLLKRMGLTLDLNKRDLFKIFLLSLAFFCVIGAYTILKELKDILFTQFVGSGYMGDVKFISMFMLVPATLLYAKLVDSMSRFKLLCVYSGLYGIVGLIIAYYLGDAQIGLPNAIASGDRWFGWFIYLFYEGAVPFVVSLFWSFSNSVTSPETAKKGYPLMIAASKLGGMFTAGLAWMLLTPTGIIGNIGLTDVAIHQLLLGLASVMLCIAPVIVYYLLKLGNQENLHGYEAVYKVEKKEEADGTDQTGMFSGLMIMFKQPYILAIFAMIFFYELLNVVISVQRLVILKSAAESFSGFSGAMFEQRLIIHVIGFFVSFFGTRILLKVLGERACLLLNPMFIGLLLVYFMVMRDAHAVLVVYTGLGVLNYAFASPLRESLYIPTVKDIKYKSKSWIDSFGMKISKSVSSLFIKSAKNVVPGTAMFNVVYISFFSTVIALWILVAWWLGRRYCKAIENNEVIGLQ, from the coding sequence ATGGCACAATTGCTGAAAAGAATGGGATTAACTTTAGATCTAAATAAAAGAGATTTATTTAAGATATTTCTTTTATCGCTCGCATTTTTTTGTGTGATTGGTGCATACACAATCTTAAAAGAGTTGAAAGATATTCTTTTTACTCAGTTTGTTGGTAGTGGTTATATGGGTGACGTTAAGTTCATCTCAATGTTTATGTTAGTGCCAGCAACATTGCTGTACGCAAAGCTTGTTGATTCGATGAGTCGTTTTAAGCTGTTATGTGTGTACAGTGGATTATATGGCATTGTTGGTTTAATTATTGCCTATTATTTAGGTGATGCTCAGATTGGTTTACCAAATGCTATTGCAAGTGGTGATCGTTGGTTTGGTTGGTTTATTTATCTGTTTTATGAAGGTGCAGTTCCTTTTGTTGTCAGTCTATTTTGGTCATTTTCTAACTCAGTGACGTCACCAGAAACAGCTAAAAAAGGGTATCCTTTAATGATTGCAGCATCAAAACTTGGTGGTATGTTTACTGCTGGTTTGGCATGGATGTTATTAACTCCAACAGGAATCATTGGTAATATTGGCTTGACTGATGTTGCGATTCATCAACTCTTACTTGGTTTAGCATCAGTTATGTTATGCATTGCACCTGTTATTGTGTACTACTTATTAAAACTTGGTAATCAAGAAAATTTACATGGTTATGAAGCTGTGTATAAAGTTGAAAAAAAAGAAGAAGCAGATGGAACTGATCAAACAGGGATGTTTTCTGGTTTAATGATCATGTTTAAACAACCGTATATTTTAGCTATTTTTGCAATGATTTTCTTTTATGAATTGTTGAATGTTGTTATATCCGTGCAACGTCTTGTTATATTAAAATCAGCAGCAGAATCATTTAGTGGTTTTTCTGGAGCAATGTTTGAACAACGACTCATTATTCATGTTATCGGATTCTTTGTTTCGTTCTTTGGTACTCGAATTTTATTAAAAGTTCTGGGCGAGCGCGCATGCTTGTTATTAAATCCTATGTTTATTGGCTTGTTGCTTGTTTACTTTATGGTTATGCGCGATGCTCATGCCGTGTTAGTTGTGTATACAGGTCTTGGTGTTTTAAACTATGCATTTGCTTCTCCATTAAGAGAAAGCTTGTATATTCCAACAGTTAAAGATATTAAATATAAATCAAAATCATGGATCGATTCGTTTGGTATGAAAATATCTAAATCAGTCAGTTCATTATTTATTAAATCAGCTAAAAATGTTGTGCCAGGCACCGCTATGTTTAATGTTGTCTACATATCGTTTTTCTCAACCGTTATTGCACTATGGATTTTAGTTGCATGGTGGCTTGGCAGAAGATATTGTAAAGCTATTGAAAACAATGAGGTAATTGGGTTACAGTAA